A single Euwallacea similis isolate ESF13 chromosome 1, ESF131.1, whole genome shotgun sequence DNA region contains:
- the LOC136415165 gene encoding WD repeat-containing protein 26 isoform X1 produces MQQPTSNGVVENGASCSSNGHCSDVTANGVTLTSSAQDIVRIIGQYLSSEGLNRTCDVLMTESGCRLDHPAATKFKLHVMDGDWSKADHDLQELRPLLGANNNILDMKFLLLEQKYLEYLEDGRVLDALHVLRNELTPLQHNTTRVHQLSSYMMCSNNEELHERTNWKGKGKESRLALMEKLQAFLPPNVMLPPNRLRHLLEQALERQTLYCTHHNTQDKVTLANVSLLSDHMCGKDDFPVHAIQVLNDHCDEVWFCAFSPDGKKLATGSKDTNVIIWDVNPDTCKLTLRKVLEGQNYGVAYISWNPDSKHLIACGPEDSPEVWLWNLETEKYLKVTQSPEDALTCCAWHKDGSKFVVGGIRGHFYECNMEGTVLESWEGVRVSGLWYRSDGRTVLAADSHYRIKAYDFDDMIDQELVQENHPIMTFTIDKNDRLALLNVATQGVHLWDLNDKNLVRRYQGVTQGHFTIHSTFGGFNQDFIASGSEDHQVYIWHIRNEQPIATLQGHTRTVNCVAWNPVYPHMMVSVSDDFTIRVWGPKSKVPKPAGVS; encoded by the exons ATGCAGCAACCCACCAGCAATGGAGTTGTAGAAAATGGCGCCTCCTGCTCTTCAAATGGACACTGCAGTGATGTCACTGCGAATGGTGTCACACTCACTAGTAGCGCGCAAGATATTGTGCGGATTATTGGACAATATCTCAGCAGTGAAGGACTCAa tcgCACTTGTGATGTTCTAATGACTGAATCAGGCTGCCGATTGGATCATCCGGCAGCCACTAAATTCAAACTTCACGTAATGGATGGAGATTGGAGTAAAGCAGATCATGATTTACAAGAACTTAGACCATTATTAGGAgctaataacaatattttg GACATGAAGTTTTTGCTTCTTGAACAGAAATATCTGGAATATCTTGAAGATGGCAGGGTTTTAGATGCATTGCATGTTTTAAGAAATGAACTGACGCCCTTACAGCATAACACCACCAGGGTTCATCAACTTTCTAGTTATATGATGTGTTCAAACAATGAAGAACTACATGAAAGAACTAATTG GAAGGGCAAAGGCAAAGAATCTCGACTGGCACTAATGGAGAAGCTACAGGCTTTCTTGCCCCCTAATGTTATGCTACCTCCAAATCGCCTGCGGCATCTTTTGGAGCAGGCCTTAGAACGGCAAACGCTTTATTGCACGCACCACAACACTCAGGATAAAGTAACTTTAGCAAATGTTTCTCTGCTATCCGACCACATGTGCGGTAAAGACGATTTTCCCGTACACGCAATTCAG GTCTTAAATGATCACTGTGATGAAGTATGGTTTTGCGCATTTTCTCCCGATGGTAAAAAATTAGCAACTGGTTCAAAGGATACAAATGTTATTATATGGGATGTCAACCCAGACACCTGCAAACTTACCTTAAGGAAGGTTCTAGAAGGACAGAATTatg GTGTAGCCTATATTAGCTGGAACCCCGATTCTAAACATTTAATAGCATGTGGACCTGAAGATAGTCCTGAAGTGTGGTTGTGGAATTTGGAGACTGAGAAATACTTGAAGGTGACGCAATCTCCGGAAGACGCACTAACATGTTGTGCGTGGCATAAAGACGGCAGCAAATTTGTC GTAGGCGGAATTAGAGGACATTTCTATGAATGTAACATGGAGGGCACAGTTCTTGAATCTTGGGAAGGGGTTCGAGTCAGTGGCTTATGGTATCGCAGCGATGGAAGAACTGTTTTAGCAGCCGATTCTCACTATAGGATAAAGGCTTATGATTTTGACGATATGATTGATCAAGAGCT GGTTCAAGAGAACCATCCTATCATGACCTTCACCATCGATAAGAACGATCGGTTGGCTCTCTTAAACGTAGCTACGCAGGGAGTGCATCTGTGGGACCTGAACGATAAAAATTTGGTTAGACGTTACCAAGGTGTTACGCAAGGGCACTTCACTATCCATTCGACCTTTGGTGGGTTTAATCAAGATTTTATTGCTAGTGGAAGTGAGGATCATCAG GTGTACATTTGGCATATCAGAAACGAGCAACCGATCGCCACCCTTCAAGGCCATACTCGTACTGTAAATTGCGTCGCTTGGAACCCCGTATATCCCCACATGATGGTGTCCGTCTCCGACGACTTCACCATTCGGGTGTGGGGCCCCAAAAGCAAAGTGCCAAAGCCAGCAGGAGTCAGCTAA
- the LOC136415165 gene encoding WD repeat-containing protein 26 isoform X2 encodes MQQPTSNGVVENGASCSSNGHCSDVTANGVTLTSSAQDIVRIIGQYLSSEGLNRTCDVLMTESGCRLDHPAATKFKLHVMDGDWSKADHDLQELRPLLGANNNILFLLLEQKYLEYLEDGRVLDALHVLRNELTPLQHNTTRVHQLSSYMMCSNNEELHERTNWKGKGKESRLALMEKLQAFLPPNVMLPPNRLRHLLEQALERQTLYCTHHNTQDKVTLANVSLLSDHMCGKDDFPVHAIQVLNDHCDEVWFCAFSPDGKKLATGSKDTNVIIWDVNPDTCKLTLRKVLEGQNYGVAYISWNPDSKHLIACGPEDSPEVWLWNLETEKYLKVTQSPEDALTCCAWHKDGSKFVVGGIRGHFYECNMEGTVLESWEGVRVSGLWYRSDGRTVLAADSHYRIKAYDFDDMIDQELVQENHPIMTFTIDKNDRLALLNVATQGVHLWDLNDKNLVRRYQGVTQGHFTIHSTFGGFNQDFIASGSEDHQVYIWHIRNEQPIATLQGHTRTVNCVAWNPVYPHMMVSVSDDFTIRVWGPKSKVPKPAGVS; translated from the exons ATGCAGCAACCCACCAGCAATGGAGTTGTAGAAAATGGCGCCTCCTGCTCTTCAAATGGACACTGCAGTGATGTCACTGCGAATGGTGTCACACTCACTAGTAGCGCGCAAGATATTGTGCGGATTATTGGACAATATCTCAGCAGTGAAGGACTCAa tcgCACTTGTGATGTTCTAATGACTGAATCAGGCTGCCGATTGGATCATCCGGCAGCCACTAAATTCAAACTTCACGTAATGGATGGAGATTGGAGTAAAGCAGATCATGATTTACAAGAACTTAGACCATTATTAGGAgctaataacaatattttg TTTTTGCTTCTTGAACAGAAATATCTGGAATATCTTGAAGATGGCAGGGTTTTAGATGCATTGCATGTTTTAAGAAATGAACTGACGCCCTTACAGCATAACACCACCAGGGTTCATCAACTTTCTAGTTATATGATGTGTTCAAACAATGAAGAACTACATGAAAGAACTAATTG GAAGGGCAAAGGCAAAGAATCTCGACTGGCACTAATGGAGAAGCTACAGGCTTTCTTGCCCCCTAATGTTATGCTACCTCCAAATCGCCTGCGGCATCTTTTGGAGCAGGCCTTAGAACGGCAAACGCTTTATTGCACGCACCACAACACTCAGGATAAAGTAACTTTAGCAAATGTTTCTCTGCTATCCGACCACATGTGCGGTAAAGACGATTTTCCCGTACACGCAATTCAG GTCTTAAATGATCACTGTGATGAAGTATGGTTTTGCGCATTTTCTCCCGATGGTAAAAAATTAGCAACTGGTTCAAAGGATACAAATGTTATTATATGGGATGTCAACCCAGACACCTGCAAACTTACCTTAAGGAAGGTTCTAGAAGGACAGAATTatg GTGTAGCCTATATTAGCTGGAACCCCGATTCTAAACATTTAATAGCATGTGGACCTGAAGATAGTCCTGAAGTGTGGTTGTGGAATTTGGAGACTGAGAAATACTTGAAGGTGACGCAATCTCCGGAAGACGCACTAACATGTTGTGCGTGGCATAAAGACGGCAGCAAATTTGTC GTAGGCGGAATTAGAGGACATTTCTATGAATGTAACATGGAGGGCACAGTTCTTGAATCTTGGGAAGGGGTTCGAGTCAGTGGCTTATGGTATCGCAGCGATGGAAGAACTGTTTTAGCAGCCGATTCTCACTATAGGATAAAGGCTTATGATTTTGACGATATGATTGATCAAGAGCT GGTTCAAGAGAACCATCCTATCATGACCTTCACCATCGATAAGAACGATCGGTTGGCTCTCTTAAACGTAGCTACGCAGGGAGTGCATCTGTGGGACCTGAACGATAAAAATTTGGTTAGACGTTACCAAGGTGTTACGCAAGGGCACTTCACTATCCATTCGACCTTTGGTGGGTTTAATCAAGATTTTATTGCTAGTGGAAGTGAGGATCATCAG GTGTACATTTGGCATATCAGAAACGAGCAACCGATCGCCACCCTTCAAGGCCATACTCGTACTGTAAATTGCGTCGCTTGGAACCCCGTATATCCCCACATGATGGTGTCCGTCTCCGACGACTTCACCATTCGGGTGTGGGGCCCCAAAAGCAAAGTGCCAAAGCCAGCAGGAGTCAGCTAA
- the frtz gene encoding WD repeat-containing and planar cell polarity effector protein fritz has translation MSAFLSDIHFWTTQEDILIKETDYGSFKYYQKKESCLSSNALAKRTFCEQSGITSIPNNKRPDKLRERLKELEEYLLLNKIVYYSWDDTKLKILMSTGLIVNLTINYKTGDLTNITFDKQLFLKLQVNIISDGTIFGSQVICVCNDGHVLGFGAPWKDGWVLDGGPRRRLHYHNDWLVVYGKSEVEHPQPWSPLTKDHQRANLHLYWIGCRDPELLAYRKTDGEPLLIIVSKVCSRTVIVVEQKVSQKGAVSVEVSNFELIGNTLKRMSITSVPLQTQVSCSALSESEERLLIGCIDGSLAILDRNRGSTRIVKAAFIATLAAWHPEGVIVAVANEKGYIQYYDTALNAIKSQLTSEDYTPAALLDLSGYFNTQFNVVSLNWGPKDLIISFEQGPLAILIHTEGSLSFKAVSQRYLTSGKIEQAVRLLLSWDFSDKVYFVLHQITMQLLRKPLTQDVAQYLQEALGSFHNSPTPLPSQIRHKFGHQVMCITRRFFHQLVRTGMFETAFLLAVDVGHHDLFMDLHYIAVKLGETEMAAAARAQASALLSRCSSEASNCSRSLCSQCSDSESCSSTTNYEENVKTSATKADSENVMTTDFMQPTTCKIEEIEDRYSEIPRKPCPPRATYVKAPQVPSDFRNPIQAAPSVPPLPFYRSLGVSYIQQYVENISQKNRITSSGDLPTNQDMDHNISGLPHLNSFNLFKSSTHNYMPLSKESPPLPRVSNMSSKLSKSCHNLESACKTFPPPPKFLNVQNHTSFDNLIDFDEPITSKVSRKVTTKVKFSDTVTAFIVPEVKRSVKPPLPSHITDPQRELAESLPLCHPNEDYLKDFTPVRKDGEGGNSSEASAPPKIKVVHFGVV, from the exons atgtcCGCCTTTTTAAGTGATATTCACTTTTGGACCACTCAGGAAGACATTCTAATTAAAGAAACTGACTATGGGTCATTCAA gtattatcaaaaaaaagaaTCCTGCCTGTCCTCCAATGCCTTGGCAAAACGAACATTCTGTGAACAATCTGGTATTACTTCCATTCCAAATAACAAACGGCCAGATAAGCTGAGAGAAAGATTAAAAGAACTAGAAGAGTATTTGCTCCtcaataaaattgtgtatTATTCTTGGGAtgacacaaaattaaaaatcctaaTGTCCACTggtttaattgttaatttaaccATTAATTATAAAACTGGCGATCTCACAAACATAACTTTTGATAAGCAATTATTTCTCAAGTTGCAAGTGAACATTATTTCGGATGGCACTATTTTTGGCTCTCAAGTGATCTGTGTTTGCAATGATGGGCATGTGCTGGGTTTTGGAGCTCCATGGAAAGATGGTTGGGTCTTGGATGGGGGTCCTAGGAGAAGGTTACATTACCATAATGACTGGTTAGTGGTTTATGGGAAATCGGAGGTGGAACACCCACAACCTTGGAGCCCTTTAACAAAAGACCATCAAAGAGCCAATCTGCATTTGTATTGGATAGGATGTAGAGACCCTGAACTTTTAGCCTATAGGAAAACAGATGGGGAACCTTTGCTGATTATAGTGAGCAAAGTTTGTAGTAGAACTGTTATTGTAGTGGAACAAAAAGTGTCTCAAAAAG GGGCAGTTTCAGTTGAAGTtagcaattttgaattaatagGCAACACACTTAAAAGGATGTCAATTACATCAGTGCCATTGCAAACCCAAGTGAGCTGCAGTGCTTTGAGCGAGAGTGAAGAAAGGCTTCTTATAGGTTGTATTGATGGATCTTTGGCTATTTTGGATAGAAATAGAGGGTCTACTAGGATTGTGAAAGCAGCTTTTATAGCAACTTTGGCTGCTTGGCATCCAGAAGGG gtAATAGTTGCAGTGGCCAATGAAAAGGGCTATATCCAGTATTATGATACAGCTCTAAATGCAATTAAGAGTCAACTTACCAGTGAAGATTATACACCTGCTGCATTGCTTGACTTGAGCGGATACTTTAACACCCAGTTTAACGTCGTTTCCTTAAACTGGGGCCCAAAAGACctaattatttcatttgagCAAGGCCCACTGGCCATTTTGATTCACACAGAAGGATCTCTGAGCTTCAAAGCTGTCTCACAACGTTATCTCACATCTG GCAAAATTGAACAGGCAGTTAGGTTACTTCTGAGTTGGGATTTTAGTGATAAAGTATATTTCGTTTTACATCAAATAACAATGCAACTTTTAAGAAAACCTTTAACACAAGATGTTGCTCAATATCTTCAGGAAGCTTTAGGTTCCTTTCACAACTCACCCACACCATTACCATCACAAATCAGGCATAAATTTGGCCACCAA GTCATGTGTATCACCAGGCGGTTCTTTCACCAATTGGTGCGAACTGGAATGTTTGAAACTGCATTTTTATTAGCAGTGGATGTGGGACATCATGATTTGTTTATGGATTTGCATTATATAGCTGTTAAATTAGGGGAGACTGAGATGGCTGCTGCTGCACGGGCTCAAGCCTCTGCTTTGTTAAGCAGGTGCTCTAGTGAAG CTTCAAATTGCTCAAGATCTCTGTGTTCTCAATGCTCTGATAGTGAGAGTTGCAGTAGCACCACAAACTATGAAGAAAACGTGAAAACTTCTGCAACTAAAGCGGATTCTGAGAATGTAATGACCACTGATTTTATGCAACCAACAACTtgtaaaattgaagaaattgaagataGATATAGTGAGATACCTAGGAAGCCATGTCCACCTCGAGCAACTTATGTTAAAGCTCCACAg gttCCCTCAGATTTTAGAAATCCAATTCAGGCAGCTCCCTCAGTACCCCCATTACCATTTTACAGGTCCCTGGGAGTTTCATATATCCAACAATACGTAGAAAACATATCACAAAAAAACAGAATTACCTCTTCAGGTGATTTACCCACAAACCAAGACATGGACCATAATATTTCGGGATTACCCCACTTGAACAGTTTTAACCTTTTTAAAAGCTCCACTCACAATTACATGCCGCTGAGCAAAGAATCTCCACCCCTTCCCCGAGTTTCTAACATGTCTTCAAAACTCTCAAAAAGTTGTCACAATCTGGAAAGTGCCTGCAAGACTTTTCCACCGCCcccaaaatttctaaatgttcaaaatCACACGTCTTTCGACAATCTTATTGACTTTGACGAGCCAATTACCTCAAAGGTGTCTCGGAAAGTGACaacaaaagtgaaattttccgATACTGTGACTGCGTTTATCGTCCCTGAAGTAAAGAGATCTGTAAAACCGCCTTTACCGTCGCATATAACTGATCCTCAAAGAGAGCTAGCAGAGAGTTTGCCGTTGTGCCATCCGAATGAAGattatttgaaagattttacGCCTGTTCGGAAGGACGGGGAGGGAGGGAATAGTAGTGAAGCTAGTGCGCCTCCTAAGATTAAGGTGGTTCATTTTGGAGTGGTTTGA